One genomic window of Anas acuta chromosome 14, bAnaAcu1.1, whole genome shotgun sequence includes the following:
- the KCNMB1 gene encoding calcium-activated potassium channel subunit beta-1 yields MLGKKLVTAQKRGETRALCLGLGMVACSMMMYFFIGITIVPFYTKSVWTTETVCKVLRATIEDKDPCLNSKGSEDEGATHYPCLQVWVNLTASGQEVMLYQTEDTLERNPKCSYVPGNSENPKDVQARIEIIANNFKKYQTFPCYYDPGGTQTNVILSRIYPPRGLLFTFLWPTLMFTGGCLIIILVKISQYVSVLSAWQ; encoded by the exons ATGTTGGGAAAAAAGTTGGTGACCGCACAGAAGCGAGGGGAGACGAGAGCcctgtgcctggggctggggatggtCGCATGCTCCATGATGATGTACTTCTTCATTGGGATCACCATTGTGCCATTCTACACTAAAAG TGTTTGGACAACAGAAACCGTGTGCAAGGTGCTCAGAGCCACCATCGAGGACAAAGATCCCTGCCTAAACAGCAAGGGCTCGGAGGATGAGGGTGCCACTCACTATCCTTGTCTCCAGGTGTGGGTTAATCTGACAGCTTCGGGACAGGAGGTCATGCTCTATCAGACTGAAGACACGCTGGAAAGAAACCCTAAG TGCTCCTACGTGCCAGGCAACTCTGAGAACCCCAAAGATGTTCAAGCACGAATAGAAATCATTGCAAACAATTTCAAGAAATACCAGACTTTCCCGTGCTACTATGACCCTGGAGGAACACAGACCAATGTCATTTTGAGCAGAATTTACCCCCCTAGAGGTCTCCTCTTCACTTTCCTTTGGCCTACGCTCATGTTCACTGGTGGATGTCTGATTATCATCCTAGTAAAGATCAGCCAGtatgtttctgttctttctgcttggcagtag